In one Synechococcales cyanobacterium T60_A2020_003 genomic region, the following are encoded:
- the secG gene encoding preprotein translocase subunit SecG has protein sequence MIIINILQVVWVLSAIGLTILVLLHSPKGDGLGGLGGQAQLFTSTKSAETTLNRLTWALTVIFMGLTVVLSAGWLEPPVA, from the coding sequence ATGATTATTATCAACATTCTGCAAGTAGTATGGGTTTTGTCGGCCATTGGCTTGACGATCTTGGTATTGCTGCATAGTCCCAAGGGCGACGGTTTGGGTGGCCTTGGGGGGCAAGCTCAGCTCTTTACCAGCACCAAGAGTGCCGAAACGACTCTCAATCGCTTGACTTGGGCGCTAACCGTGATCTTTATGGGGTTGACGGTGGTGCTGAGTGCGGGTTGGCTAGAGCCGCCTGTTGCATAA